In a genomic window of Pontibacter liquoris:
- a CDS encoding HsdM family class I SAM-dependent methyltransferase → MTSAIVSKVWSFCNTLRDDGVGYGDYLEQLTYLLFLKMADEYTKPPHNRQLPIPVEYNWESLVDLKGAELEAHYTIMLRELGKEKGILGQIFTKSQNKIQDPAKLSKIIAMINNEQWLMMGVKDKGDIYEGLLEKNAEDTKSGAGQYFTPRALIKAMVECVNPQPMKTIADPACGTGGFFLAAYDYLVEHHQLDREQRQFLKYNTFFGNEIVASTRRLALMNLFLHNIGDIDSDNFISPADALIADAGVRYDYVLANPPFGKKSSQTFTNADGEQEKEDLTYNRQDFWATTSNKQLNFLQHIRSILKTTGIAAVVLPDNVLFEGGAGESVRKKLLETTDIHTILRLPTGIFYAQGVKANVVFFDNKPSSKVPWTKEIWVYDYRTNVHHTLKKNPLKLEDLHDFITLYNPENRHKRKETYHPEINPEGRWRKFSYEEIISRDKTSLDITWLKDKSLADLDNLPDPDVLAEDIIENLEAGLESFRTILAALEK, encoded by the coding sequence ATGACTTCCGCCATCGTTTCTAAAGTATGGTCTTTCTGTAACACCCTCCGCGACGACGGTGTGGGCTACGGCGACTATTTAGAACAGCTTACCTACCTGCTATTCCTGAAGATGGCAGACGAGTATACCAAGCCACCTCACAACCGCCAGTTGCCTATACCTGTCGAATACAACTGGGAAAGCCTGGTTGATCTGAAAGGTGCTGAACTGGAGGCGCACTACACCATCATGCTGCGCGAACTCGGCAAAGAGAAAGGTATACTGGGCCAGATCTTCACCAAGAGCCAGAACAAAATTCAGGACCCGGCCAAGCTCTCCAAGATTATCGCCATGATCAACAACGAGCAGTGGCTGATGATGGGCGTGAAAGACAAAGGCGATATTTACGAAGGCTTGCTGGAGAAGAACGCCGAAGACACCAAGAGCGGTGCCGGCCAGTACTTCACCCCGCGCGCCCTGATCAAAGCCATGGTGGAGTGCGTGAACCCGCAGCCGATGAAGACCATTGCTGATCCGGCTTGCGGTACAGGTGGTTTCTTCCTGGCAGCTTACGATTACCTGGTGGAGCACCATCAGCTGGATCGGGAGCAACGGCAGTTCCTGAAGTATAACACGTTCTTCGGTAACGAGATCGTGGCTAGCACCCGCCGCCTGGCGCTGATGAACCTGTTCCTGCACAACATCGGCGACATTGACAGCGACAACTTCATCTCCCCTGCCGATGCGCTGATTGCAGACGCTGGTGTGCGTTACGACTATGTGCTGGCCAACCCGCCTTTTGGCAAGAAGAGCAGCCAGACCTTTACCAATGCTGATGGCGAACAGGAGAAAGAAGACCTGACCTACAACCGTCAGGATTTCTGGGCTACCACCAGCAACAAACAGCTTAACTTCCTGCAGCACATTCGCAGCATACTCAAAACCACAGGTATAGCCGCGGTGGTATTGCCAGACAACGTGCTGTTTGAAGGTGGAGCCGGTGAATCGGTTCGCAAGAAGCTACTCGAAACAACCGATATCCACACGATCCTGCGCCTGCCGACAGGTATATTCTATGCACAGGGCGTAAAAGCCAACGTAGTGTTCTTCGATAACAAGCCCAGCAGCAAAGTCCCGTGGACGAAGGAAATCTGGGTATACGACTACCGCACCAACGTGCACCATACCTTAAAGAAGAACCCGCTAAAGCTGGAAGACCTGCACGATTTCATTACACTCTATAACCCTGAGAACCGCCACAAGCGCAAAGAGACCTACCACCCTGAAATTAACCCAGAAGGTCGCTGGCGCAAGTTCAGCTACGAGGAAATAATTTCCCGCGACAAAACCAGCTTGGATATCACCTGGCTAAAAGATAAATCACTAGCAGACCTTGATAACCTACCTGATCCGGATGTACTGGCTGAAGATATTATAGAGAACTTGGAAGCGGGGCTGGAGAGTTTCAGAACAATATTGGCGGCTTTGGAGAAGTAG
- a CDS encoding DUF3732 domain-containing protein has product MNRWNIRKIILFSKTGDLKKELEFDLNAVNIITGRSHSGKSSIVDIIDYCAGSSKCSIPAMVRDNTSWVGILWQKENMQVLVCRRMPKNNAKQSGDIYYLSGSDVRIPESASEFTPNMNVDSSILKFEAQLGIEDIKNDEINTKKIDSKRVSFRHCMPFLLQDDHSIISKVNLFRGMDDARKRVGITDALPYFLGVINQEIVRKKSELKAKRQELKYVELALEKRNKVLKEDFALAKSLIDEARQVGLATDDGLGDIDKIVRTLSEIRSSGFNVTVEIPDSELIFEYLEKEKNLNNEIEALNHQIRELTKYKDLAYSYSEGQGELRRRLEVVKIIEQPQNGHVCPLCDSVIADDFEIVEDVKHSLSQISNELSNLESEVPKIDTYINEKNRKIQELREEKRNLKILIRGLTSEVGTDGTRLLSEQQKQATVIGRISFYLDFMVGEHNSRVDKIALILLSKEIDELESELGHDSLTEELFKVRKHISRIASDILSELPFDERYRGNDLDFNPNDLSVSVETAERNVPMREIGSDENYLSLHVAVLSALHRYFSEHNAPVPSVLVFDQLSRPYYNSDEDSEELEIGEENDNDRLRKYFEFIFKEVKVNLGLQVIILEHAFFKDFPSYVDATKYRWSRLDEGLIPAEWIN; this is encoded by the coding sequence ATGAACCGGTGGAACATTAGAAAAATAATCTTATTCAGTAAAACAGGAGATTTAAAGAAAGAGCTTGAATTTGATTTAAATGCTGTAAATATTATTACTGGTAGATCACATTCAGGAAAATCTTCAATAGTAGATATTATTGATTATTGTGCTGGAAGTTCAAAATGCAGCATTCCAGCTATGGTCAGGGACAATACTTCCTGGGTTGGAATTCTTTGGCAAAAAGAGAACATGCAAGTTCTTGTATGCAGAAGGATGCCCAAAAATAATGCAAAGCAGTCTGGTGACATTTATTATTTATCAGGTTCTGATGTTAGAATTCCTGAGTCGGCATCTGAATTCACTCCAAACATGAATGTCGATTCCAGTATTTTAAAGTTTGAGGCACAACTTGGAATTGAAGATATAAAAAACGATGAAATAAACACTAAGAAAATTGACTCAAAAAGGGTTTCTTTTAGGCACTGTATGCCCTTTTTATTACAAGATGATCATAGCATTATTAGTAAAGTCAACCTTTTTAGAGGAATGGATGATGCTAGAAAACGTGTTGGGATTACTGATGCATTGCCATATTTCTTAGGAGTAATAAATCAAGAAATTGTTCGGAAAAAATCTGAATTAAAAGCTAAAAGGCAAGAATTAAAATATGTAGAATTAGCACTTGAAAAACGTAATAAGGTCCTGAAGGAAGACTTCGCTTTAGCTAAATCACTAATAGATGAAGCAAGACAAGTTGGATTGGCAACTGATGATGGTTTAGGTGATATAGATAAGATTGTACGTACATTATCAGAAATCAGATCATCTGGCTTTAATGTTACTGTTGAAATACCAGATAGTGAACTTATCTTTGAATATCTTGAAAAAGAAAAAAATTTAAATAATGAAATTGAAGCTCTTAACCACCAGATTAGAGAGCTTACCAAGTATAAGGATTTAGCTTACTCATATTCTGAAGGACAAGGTGAGTTAAGAAGACGATTGGAAGTTGTAAAAATTATTGAACAGCCTCAGAATGGGCATGTATGCCCTTTATGTGATTCAGTTATTGCTGATGATTTTGAAATAGTTGAAGATGTTAAACATTCCCTATCCCAAATTTCTAATGAGCTTTCTAATCTGGAAAGTGAAGTTCCAAAAATTGACACTTATATAAATGAAAAGAATAGGAAGATCCAAGAGTTGCGTGAGGAAAAGCGTAATCTTAAAATTCTTATTAGAGGCTTAACCTCTGAGGTTGGCACAGATGGTACACGCCTTCTTTCAGAACAGCAAAAGCAAGCCACTGTTATTGGAAGAATTAGCTTCTACTTGGACTTTATGGTTGGTGAACATAATAGTAGAGTAGATAAGATTGCTTTAATACTTCTATCGAAGGAAATTGATGAATTAGAATCAGAGTTAGGACATGATTCACTTACTGAAGAGTTATTTAAAGTAAGGAAACACATATCTAGAATTGCTAGTGATATTCTTTCGGAGCTTCCTTTTGATGAACGATACAGAGGAAATGATCTAGATTTCAATCCCAATGATCTTTCAGTAAGTGTGGAAACTGCGGAAAGGAATGTTCCTATGAGAGAAATTGGGTCTGATGAAAATTATTTAAGCCTTCATGTAGCAGTTCTTTCTGCTCTACATAGATATTTTTCTGAGCATAATGCACCAGTGCCAAGTGTATTAGTCTTTGATCAGTTAAGTAGGCCTTACTATAACAGTGACGAGGATAGTGAAGAACTTGAGATTGGTGAAGAGAATGATAATGACCGGCTAAGGAAGTATTTTGAATTTATATTTAAAGAAGTTAAAGTAAATCTCGGCCTGCAAGTGATTATACTTGAGCATGCATTCTTTAAGGACTTTCCTAGTTATGTAGATGCAACGAAATACAGATGGAGTAGATTAGATGAAGGTTTAATACCTGCGGAATGGATAAATTGA
- a CDS encoding three component ABC system middle component: protein MKKTLDDIFAATNPIFCAVVLHYFLKGHHEAKEKGIDFPLMFLPVPILLSQDIMSTMVQTNKKTTFLNWIVANPIIRIGIGDRITNTTAITKSAIRFGLNNQLITITEDGKFLPNGEISDSKAKQLGIQNYTTIAQRFGSWIGNLDSPEAVFFALGITF from the coding sequence ATGAAAAAGACTTTAGATGATATATTCGCAGCAACTAACCCTATATTTTGCGCTGTTGTTCTTCACTACTTTTTGAAGGGGCACCATGAAGCTAAAGAGAAGGGCATAGATTTTCCTCTTATGTTTTTACCTGTCCCCATTTTGTTATCTCAAGATATAATGTCAACGATGGTTCAAACGAATAAGAAAACAACTTTTCTAAATTGGATTGTTGCAAATCCGATAATCCGAATAGGTATTGGTGATAGAATTACCAACACTACAGCGATTACAAAGTCTGCTATTCGTTTCGGATTAAACAATCAATTAATTACAATTACTGAGGATGGTAAATTTCTCCCAAATGGAGAAATAAGTGATTCTAAAGCTAAGCAACTAGGTATTCAAAATTACACAACCATAGCACAGAGATTTGGAAGTTGGATTGGAAATTTAGATTCTCCAGAAGCTGTATTTTTTGCACTTGGTATAACTTTTTAA
- a CDS encoding ABC-three component system protein: protein MSNPNKHSASSSLLGYLYQGYFALLQLLQAPDNSYVSIETQDDIELADQNNKSLLQLKHSLGSPPPLTVKNDGLWKTIDIWCKYSKDSEITRLMYVTSATVGENDKLKLVENSLCPVDSLEELADALETEAKRVLEEREFARKNNRKKLPHEVKYKGCQAFLTLESNQRHLLIGKVMVLSQAVNITNIKSEVELNLLLLPQKYRSLVSEKILEWWGLRVVRSLYDKSEERISCTEVKDKIVEIVQECKDDFLSDDYGEKEPDDLNMYSGSLMEKQITLVSGGKARVVRATKARWKAMKQRSAWLLNNISLAPKLAAFDRSLIQEWKDEFDVMKEDCEDLSNDKKCEKGLELLDWSHKKAPTSIPPIVERWNSAYLVRGSYQELADKGEVGWHPSYDSIS, encoded by the coding sequence ATGTCTAATCCAAATAAGCATTCTGCAAGCTCAAGTTTACTAGGATATTTATATCAAGGTTATTTCGCACTCCTTCAACTATTGCAGGCTCCAGATAATTCTTATGTAAGCATTGAGACTCAAGATGATATTGAGTTAGCAGATCAAAATAATAAATCTCTATTACAATTAAAACATAGTCTTGGGTCCCCTCCACCATTAACTGTAAAAAATGATGGTCTTTGGAAAACAATAGACATTTGGTGCAAATACTCAAAAGATAGTGAAATTACAAGGCTGATGTATGTTACCTCAGCGACTGTTGGAGAGAATGATAAACTGAAATTAGTTGAGAATAGCCTTTGTCCGGTTGATTCTCTTGAGGAATTAGCAGATGCTTTGGAAACTGAAGCAAAGAGAGTACTAGAAGAAAGAGAGTTTGCTAGAAAGAATAATCGAAAGAAGTTACCTCATGAAGTGAAGTACAAAGGTTGTCAGGCATTTCTCACCTTAGAAAGTAACCAAAGGCACCTGCTTATTGGAAAAGTCATGGTCCTCTCACAAGCAGTAAACATTACTAATATTAAAAGTGAGGTTGAATTAAATCTACTGCTACTTCCACAAAAATATAGGAGTTTAGTATCAGAAAAAATTCTTGAATGGTGGGGATTACGTGTTGTTAGGTCACTATATGATAAATCAGAAGAAAGGATTTCCTGCACCGAAGTGAAAGATAAAATAGTTGAAATAGTTCAAGAATGCAAGGATGACTTTCTTTCTGATGATTATGGTGAAAAGGAACCAGATGATTTAAATATGTATTCTGGCAGTTTAATGGAAAAACAGATTACACTTGTTAGTGGCGGAAAAGCAAGGGTTGTTCGAGCCACTAAAGCTAGGTGGAAGGCAATGAAACAACGAAGTGCATGGCTATTGAACAACATTAGTTTAGCACCCAAGCTTGCAGCCTTTGACAGAAGCCTTATTCAAGAGTGGAAAGATGAATTTGATGTTATGAAGGAAGATTGCGAGGATCTTTCAAATGACAAAAAATGCGAAAAAGGTTTAGAACTCCTTGATTGGTCTCATAAGAAAGCCCCAACATCCATTCCACCGATAGTAGAAAGATGGAATAGTGCATACTTGGTCCGTGGAAGTTACCAAGAGTTGGCAGATAAGGGTGAGGTTGGTTGGCACCCTAGTTATGATTCTATTAGTTAG
- a CDS encoding restriction endonuclease subunit S, whose protein sequence is MIDKSILPAHWEVKKLGDAAKFIDYRGRTPKKTISGIPLITAKNVKMGYINEEPREFIAEEAYESWMTRGIPNEGDVLFTTEAPLGNVARLNTSARIALAQRMITFQAYDFLNSSFLHYNLMSPQFQKALNSKATGTTVKGIKAANLKQLEIFIPPLSEQQEIVARIEELFSELEKGKEQLEIALKQLKVYRQAVLKWAFEGRFTNSVVKDGELPEGWSNSSIGEIFEVFVGSTPSRKIDSYWNGNINWVSSGEVAFCNINETKQKITEEGLTKSSCKLHPPGTVIIAMIGEGKTRGQAAILKVEATHNQNTAAIRVDQDKYLSKLLYYFLVWKYEDNRRVGSGNNQKALNKERVKSIPIQLIPLVEQHHLVQEIESRLSVCDKVEETITKGIQQAETLRQSILKKAFEGKL, encoded by the coding sequence ATGATTGATAAAAGTATACTTCCTGCACATTGGGAAGTGAAGAAGTTAGGAGATGCAGCAAAATTTATTGACTACAGAGGTAGAACACCGAAGAAAACAATTTCCGGCATTCCACTAATCACAGCTAAAAATGTAAAAATGGGCTATATCAACGAAGAGCCCCGCGAATTTATAGCTGAAGAAGCTTATGAAAGTTGGATGACAAGAGGTATACCAAATGAAGGAGATGTACTTTTTACCACTGAAGCGCCATTAGGGAATGTTGCAAGACTAAATACTTCAGCCCGAATTGCCTTGGCTCAAAGAATGATAACTTTTCAAGCCTATGATTTCTTGAATAGCTCCTTCTTGCACTACAACCTGATGAGTCCTCAATTCCAGAAGGCATTAAACTCAAAAGCAACTGGAACTACTGTAAAAGGTATAAAAGCAGCTAATCTTAAACAATTAGAAATTTTCATACCTCCCCTTTCCGAACAGCAGGAGATAGTTGCTAGAATAGAAGAATTGTTTAGCGAATTAGAAAAAGGCAAAGAGCAATTAGAAATTGCCCTGAAGCAACTCAAGGTATACCGCCAAGCTGTTTTGAAGTGGGCTTTTGAGGGGAGATTTACTAATTCTGTGGTTAAAGATGGTGAGTTGCCTGAGGGGTGGTCAAATTCATCTATAGGTGAAATTTTCGAGGTTTTTGTTGGCTCTACACCTAGTAGAAAGATAGATAGTTACTGGAATGGAAACATCAACTGGGTAAGTAGTGGCGAGGTCGCATTCTGCAACATCAACGAAACAAAACAAAAAATTACTGAAGAAGGATTAACTAAATCTTCATGTAAGCTCCACCCACCAGGCACAGTGATAATTGCTATGATTGGTGAAGGAAAAACGAGAGGTCAAGCAGCTATACTTAAAGTTGAGGCAACTCACAACCAAAACACAGCTGCTATTAGAGTAGATCAGGATAAATATCTATCTAAATTGCTTTACTACTTCTTAGTATGGAAGTATGAAGACAATAGACGAGTTGGCTCTGGAAACAATCAAAAAGCCCTAAATAAAGAGCGTGTAAAAAGCATCCCAATTCAACTTATACCACTTGTAGAACAACACCATCTTGTTCAAGAAATAGAAAGCCGCTTGAGTGTTTGCGATAAAGTAGAAGAGACGATAACAAAAGGTATACAGCAGGCAGAGACCTTGCGGCAGAGTATTTTAAAGAAGGCGTTTGAGGGGAAATTGTAA
- a CDS encoding type I restriction-modification enzyme R subunit C-terminal domain-containing protein, whose protein sequence is MVNVNQIRLITKAVKENLPAMFPDRYDKDGNFEVPKMLIFAKSDSHADDIINIVREEFAEENKFCKKITYRTEDPKGTLTQFRNSYYPRVAVTVDMIATGTDIKPLEVLLFMRDVKSRSYYEQMKGRGTRTLSLEDLRASGTPSAKFTKDHFVIIDAIGVEKSRKTDSRPLEKKPGLSLKQVLESIAMGNTDEAMLTTLANRLIRLDKQINEKEKMAFAEKANGYTLNQVVKQLLHAHDPDTIAGITQEVKAQNPGAAPDTIETKIQEQHQQLVEQAVAVFNDYELRDFVVDIRRKYDQIIDHINPDELVNIGWVKDNKAEAENLVSDFRSWIEAHKTEIVALQLFYGQPYQRRELTYKMMKELVEVLKADKPAMAPLNIWRAYEHLEKVEGKPKNEMMALVALIRWVSGLDEKLTAYDKTVDRNFQDWVFRKQAGALKFSEEQMQWLRMIKDYVANSFRIERDDFDLSPFNAHGGLGKMWNLFEEKTDEIMNELNEELAA, encoded by the coding sequence GTGGTGAACGTGAACCAGATCCGGCTGATCACCAAAGCGGTGAAGGAAAACCTGCCGGCCATGTTCCCGGACCGCTACGACAAGGATGGCAATTTTGAGGTGCCTAAAATGCTGATCTTCGCCAAGAGCGACAGCCATGCTGACGACATCATCAACATTGTGCGCGAGGAATTTGCCGAGGAGAACAAGTTCTGCAAAAAGATCACCTACCGCACCGAAGACCCGAAAGGCACGCTTACACAGTTCCGCAACAGCTACTACCCGCGTGTGGCCGTGACCGTGGACATGATTGCGACCGGCACCGACATCAAACCGTTGGAGGTGTTGCTTTTTATGCGCGACGTGAAGAGCCGCAGCTATTACGAGCAGATGAAAGGCCGTGGCACGCGCACCCTGAGCCTGGAGGACCTGCGGGCGTCGGGTACGCCATCGGCTAAATTTACCAAAGACCATTTTGTGATCATCGATGCCATTGGCGTGGAGAAAAGCCGCAAGACCGATAGCCGACCGCTGGAGAAGAAGCCAGGGCTCTCGCTGAAGCAGGTGCTGGAAAGTATAGCCATGGGTAATACCGACGAGGCCATGCTGACCACACTGGCCAACCGCCTGATCAGGCTCGACAAGCAGATAAACGAAAAAGAGAAAATGGCTTTTGCCGAAAAAGCCAATGGCTATACCTTGAACCAGGTGGTGAAGCAGTTGCTGCACGCGCACGACCCGGATACGATAGCAGGTATAACACAGGAAGTAAAAGCCCAGAACCCGGGTGCTGCACCCGACACCATTGAAACTAAAATACAGGAGCAGCACCAGCAACTGGTGGAGCAAGCGGTAGCTGTTTTCAATGACTACGAGCTACGCGATTTTGTGGTAGATATCCGCCGGAAGTATGACCAGATCATCGACCACATCAATCCGGACGAACTGGTGAACATCGGCTGGGTGAAGGACAACAAGGCAGAGGCAGAAAATCTGGTAAGCGATTTCAGAAGCTGGATAGAAGCACATAAAACCGAAATCGTAGCTTTGCAGCTTTTTTACGGACAGCCTTACCAGCGGCGCGAGCTCACTTACAAAATGATGAAGGAACTGGTGGAGGTGCTGAAAGCCGACAAACCTGCCATGGCCCCGCTCAACATCTGGCGGGCTTACGAACATCTGGAGAAAGTAGAAGGCAAGCCTAAAAACGAAATGATGGCCTTAGTGGCGCTGATACGGTGGGTTAGCGGTCTGGACGAGAAGCTGACGGCTTACGATAAAACCGTGGACCGCAATTTTCAGGATTGGGTGTTCCGGAAGCAGGCAGGCGCTTTGAAGTTCAGCGAAGAGCAAATGCAGTGGCTCCGCATGATCAAGGATTATGTAGCCAACAGCTTCCGGATTGAGCGCGATGACTTTGACCTAAGTCCTTTTAACGCACACGGCGGTTTGGGTAAAATGTGGAATCTGTTTGAAGAGAAAACAGACGAAATTATGAATGAATTAAACGAGGAGTTAGCAGCGTAG